ATTGACTCTTTACGTTCCGGACGGATTTCAGTCGGAACCTGGAAAGTCGCTCCACCAATACGGCGAGATTTCACCTCCAGCTGAGGAGTGACATTATCCAATGCTTTTCTCCATACTTCCAAAGCTGATTTCTCTTCGCCCGGAAGCTTTGTGCCTACCAGGTTCAATGCCTTGTAGAAGATCTCGTAAGAAGTGTTCTTCTTACCGTCGTACATCAAATGGTTTACGAATTTAGACACCTTCTGGTCGTTATACACCGGATCCGGAAGGATAACACGTTTCTTAGGTTTTGCTTTTCTCATTTTGTTTGATAATAATGTTCAGTTTGGGGCTGTACCTTTTCGTTTTCTTCAACGTCTCCTCCAAGACATTTACTCAACCTTAAAGCTTTTCCTGCAAACCAAAACGAATGAATGAATAAATTTAGTTACGCTCGGCAGACAGATTATTTCTTACCTTTTCCTGCCGGAGCCGCCTGTCCCGGTTTCGGGCGTTTAGCGCCGTATTTAGAACGTCTTTGAGTACGTCCGGCTACACCGGCTGTATCCAATGTTCCACGAACGATATGGTAGCGCACACCCGGAAGGTCTTTCACACGGCCGCCGCGTACCAATACGATAGAGTGTTCTTGCAAGTTGTGTCCTTCTCCCGGAATGTACGAGTTCACTTCCTTAGAGTTTGTCAGACGCACACGAGCAACTTTACGCATTGCAGAATTCGGTTTTTTCGGAGTTGTAGTGTAAACACGCACGCAAACGCCACGTCTTTGCGGACATGAATCCAATGCCGGCGATTTACTCTTATCAACCAAAACCTTTCTTCCTTTTCTTACTAACTGTTGAATAGTAGGCATTTTGTTTGATTTTTAATTATTTATATTATTGTATTTATTGTTTTCTTCATTCTCAGCCGAAACTATACATTTCGGGCTGCAAAATTACAAATAACTTTTTAATGCACAAACTGTTTTTGCATAAAATTCTGAGAATGATGAAATTTTCTGCCCGCGACCTGCAAGGAAAGGACACAAAAAAGAGGATTATCCTCTTCAACAGAGAAGATAATCCTCTTTTCAATATGATAATCCTCTTTCTGATATGAATAGAGGATTCACCTACCCAACGTTTGCTTAGAGCCTGTTTAAATTTTCCAATAAAGTAATATTCTATCAGGTTCTTTTGCGTTTGTTTCCGGTCTGTTTTCCCGATTTTATTCGTCAGATAGCCCGCTATCCTCCTCATAAAATCAGAAAAACATCCTCGAAAACAATTCGCAAAATTAAACTGAGCAAAATTTAAACAGGCTCTTATACTATAAATATATAAAGGAGTAACCTTAACCCAACAATTCTTTTACCTTAGCCGAAATAGCGCGCCCTTCGGCAAGTCCGGCCAATTCTTTGGTGGCTACGCCCATCACCTTACCCATATCCTTGCCACCGACGGCACCTACACGAGCAATGATGTCTTTCAATTTAGCTTCCAGTTCTTCGGGTGAAAGTTGCTTCGGAAGATAAGCTTCGATAACACGCACTTGCGCCATTTCCTCTTCCGCCAATTCGGGACGCCCTGCCTGAATATAGCTTTCAGCAGAGTCTTTGCCTTGCTTCACCAACTTCTGCATCAGTTTCAGGGCTGCATCATCTGCCAGTGTATCGTTTGCTCCCGGAGCCGTTTTCGCTTCAAGAAACACCTTCTTTACATTGCGCAAGGCTTCCAGCCTTACTTTGTCTTTTGCCTTCATGGCTTCTTTAATATCATTGCTGATCTGGTCAAATAAATCCATA
The Phocaeicola salanitronis DSM 18170 genome window above contains:
- the rpsG gene encoding 30S ribosomal protein S7, whose amino-acid sequence is MRKAKPKKRVILPDPVYNDQKVSKFVNHLMYDGKKNTSYEIFYKALNLVGTKLPGEEKSALEVWRKALDNVTPQLEVKSRRIGGATFQVPTEIRPERKESISMKNLIAYARKRGGKSMADKLAAEILDAYNEQGGAFKRKEDMHRMAEANRAFAHFRF
- the rpsL gene encoding 30S ribosomal protein S12, yielding MPTIQQLVRKGRKVLVDKSKSPALDSCPQRRGVCVRVYTTTPKKPNSAMRKVARVRLTNSKEVNSYIPGEGHNLQEHSIVLVRGGRVKDLPGVRYHIVRGTLDTAGVAGRTQRRSKYGAKRPKPGQAAPAGKGKK
- a CDS encoding GatB/YqeY domain-containing protein; amino-acid sequence: MDLFDQISNDIKEAMKAKDKVRLEALRNVKKVFLEAKTAPGANDTLADDAALKLMQKLVKQGKDSAESYIQAGRPELAEEEMAQVRVIEAYLPKQLSPEELEAKLKDIIARVGAVGGKDMGKVMGVATKELAGLAEGRAISAKVKELLG